The Streptomyces sp. DH-12 genome has a window encoding:
- a CDS encoding TRAP transporter large permease subunit has translation MGIVILLLMLAGVALMLARVLPTAFALVLLGVALAIAAGAPLTGENSLLDTVLQEGPPALAATMLAVLIGSWLGKLMEETGIAGTLVRKIVEFGGDRPTVVALGVLTVSALIGTVTGSAPAAMMAGIIGIPAMIAVGVPKTTAAGTILMGIAAGLPFELPVWQFFSTALELPLDTVKGFMLKLFPFAAFFAVLFVLVESRRKGVEHAWSLTPATERSGDDSPRSRRRARARRMGDAPWYALLAPVVPLVLALGLELPVIPSMLGGVLWAALTTTRPGHLNKRLLRTLYSGFEVAAPPIALFVAIGVLLAAVRLPGAVEALNPLVEAVAPDNPVVFVLVFTLLVPLCLYRGPLNVYGLGAGIAGVLIAAGIYPAVAVLGLTASYNQVFGVSDPTSTQTVWAAQYSGVSPQQVMLRTLPYVWCVALGGLIVTAATQL, from the coding sequence ATGGGAATCGTCATTCTGCTGCTCATGCTCGCCGGGGTCGCGCTCATGCTGGCCCGCGTGCTCCCCACCGCCTTCGCCCTGGTGCTCCTCGGCGTCGCCCTGGCGATCGCCGCCGGAGCGCCGCTCACCGGGGAGAACAGCCTCCTCGACACGGTGCTCCAGGAAGGGCCGCCGGCTCTCGCCGCGACCATGCTGGCCGTGCTGATCGGCTCCTGGCTCGGCAAGCTGATGGAAGAGACCGGCATCGCCGGCACCCTGGTCCGCAAGATCGTCGAGTTCGGAGGCGACCGCCCCACCGTCGTCGCCCTCGGCGTCCTCACGGTCTCCGCCCTCATCGGCACCGTCACCGGCTCCGCGCCCGCGGCGATGATGGCGGGCATCATCGGCATCCCCGCGATGATCGCGGTCGGCGTCCCGAAGACCACCGCCGCCGGCACGATCCTCATGGGCATCGCCGCCGGTCTGCCCTTCGAGCTGCCCGTCTGGCAGTTCTTCTCCACGGCGCTGGAACTGCCCCTCGACACGGTGAAGGGCTTCATGCTGAAGCTGTTCCCGTTCGCGGCCTTCTTCGCCGTCCTCTTCGTCCTGGTGGAGTCCCGCCGCAAGGGCGTCGAACACGCCTGGTCGCTGACGCCGGCCACGGAGCGCTCCGGCGACGACAGCCCCCGGAGCCGGCGGCGCGCCCGCGCCCGCCGGATGGGCGACGCCCCCTGGTACGCGCTGCTCGCCCCCGTGGTGCCGCTGGTCCTCGCACTCGGCCTCGAACTGCCCGTCATCCCGTCGATGCTCGGCGGCGTCCTGTGGGCCGCGCTGACCACGACCCGGCCCGGACACCTCAACAAGCGGCTCCTGCGCACCCTCTACTCCGGCTTCGAGGTCGCCGCCCCGCCCATCGCCCTCTTCGTCGCGATCGGCGTCCTGCTCGCCGCGGTGAGACTCCCCGGCGCCGTCGAGGCGCTGAACCCGCTCGTCGAGGCCGTCGCACCGGACAACCCCGTCGTCTTCGTGCTCGTGTTCACCCTGCTGGTGCCGCTGTGCCTGTACCGCGGGCCGCTCAACGTGTACGGCCTCGGCGCGGGAATCGCCGGCGTCCTCATCGCCGCCGGCATCTACCCGGCCGTCGCCGTGCTCGGACTGACCGCGTCCTACAACCAGGTGTTCGGCGTCAGCGACCCGACGAGCACGCAGACCGTGTGGGCGGCGCAGTACTCGGGCGTCAGCCCCCAGCAGGTGATGCTGCGCACCCTGCCGTACGTGTGGTGCGTCGCCCTCGGCGGTCTGATCGTCACCGCCGCCACCCAGCTGTGA
- a CDS encoding discoidin domain-containing protein, producing MGFEATYADFSVEPARVGNADVRLHRARFAGSHLALSAGGSVTLEFEVADPEDVPQVTLTVTALVSKAGRSLGYAPMDVLLQGEPVVEDLTVPGGGDLPQDNVLAVPGHLLKPGVNTLEIRSSAEASTMLWLYRVTLDPVWERGRSERARTAAAARDSVFAYRTELRPAHSSSAHWQPAPRLLFHIDRGEHSLPAQLGWRGADGAETAISFQSNMSDFHGCRRDANGTVHEYRGRVTGRWAYPEGVGQVPAESLYRFHTEEGWGGGWHRAHELRLLVDDGGSALERVTWRDQRGNSGVAVLHTLETEAEVTEVGASGEHYAAGEVARNLLDGSRSKWLVGDDTALLDFTLARPAAVTSYVLVSANDHPDRDPQDWTLHGSHDGRTWTPLDSRTGEVFDRRHLTREFSLRGTPKAHRHHRLEITRNAGAREIQLAQVRFLEGPAGQGFTGYYQRHDEGPVGYRGTPVAVASPTRPPAAASRVASELETAVASLTETAHALSGLAARLRER from the coding sequence ATGGGGTTTGAGGCAACGTACGCGGACTTCTCCGTCGAACCAGCCCGAGTGGGCAATGCCGACGTCAGGCTGCACAGGGCCCGATTCGCCGGGTCGCACCTGGCGCTGAGTGCGGGCGGGAGCGTGACGCTGGAGTTCGAGGTGGCCGACCCGGAGGACGTTCCGCAGGTGACCCTCACCGTCACCGCGCTCGTCTCCAAGGCCGGGAGATCGCTGGGGTACGCCCCGATGGACGTGCTCCTGCAGGGTGAGCCGGTGGTCGAGGATCTGACCGTGCCCGGGGGCGGGGACCTTCCGCAGGACAACGTGCTCGCCGTTCCCGGGCATCTGCTGAAGCCGGGCGTCAACACCCTGGAGATACGCTCCTCGGCCGAGGCGAGCACCATGCTCTGGCTCTACCGGGTCACCCTGGACCCCGTCTGGGAGCGCGGCCGTTCGGAGCGTGCCCGGACCGCGGCGGCCGCCCGTGACTCGGTGTTCGCCTACCGTACGGAACTCCGGCCCGCCCACTCCTCCTCCGCCCACTGGCAGCCGGCTCCGCGGCTGCTGTTCCACATCGACCGGGGCGAGCACTCGCTGCCCGCACAGCTCGGATGGCGCGGCGCCGACGGCGCCGAGACCGCCATCAGCTTCCAGTCGAACATGTCCGACTTCCACGGCTGCCGCCGTGACGCGAACGGTACGGTCCACGAGTACCGGGGCCGCGTCACCGGCCGCTGGGCATACCCGGAGGGCGTCGGGCAGGTACCGGCGGAATCCCTGTACCGCTTCCACACCGAGGAGGGGTGGGGCGGCGGCTGGCACCGCGCCCACGAGTTGCGGCTGCTGGTGGACGACGGCGGGTCCGCGCTGGAGCGGGTGACCTGGCGGGACCAACGGGGCAACTCCGGTGTGGCCGTCCTGCACACGCTCGAGACCGAGGCCGAGGTGACCGAGGTCGGGGCGAGCGGCGAGCACTACGCGGCGGGCGAGGTCGCCCGCAACCTCCTCGACGGCTCCCGCAGCAAGTGGCTGGTGGGCGACGACACCGCGCTGCTCGACTTCACACTGGCCCGCCCCGCCGCCGTCACCTCGTACGTCCTCGTGTCGGCGAACGACCACCCCGACCGCGATCCCCAGGACTGGACCCTCCACGGATCCCATGACGGCCGCACCTGGACACCGCTGGACTCACGCACGGGTGAGGTGTTCGACCGGCGTCACCTGACACGGGAGTTCTCCCTGCGCGGCACGCCCAAGGCCCACCGTCACCACCGTCTGGAGATCACCCGCAACGCCGGCGCGCGCGAGATCCAGCTCGCCCAGGTCCGCTTCCTCGAGGGCCCCGCCGGACAGGGCTTCACCGGCTACTACCAGCGCCACGACGAAGGTCCCGTCGGCTATCGCGGCACCCCCGTCGCCGTCGCGTCCCCCACCCGTCCCCCCGCCGCCGCTTCCCGCGTCGCCTCGGAGCTGGAGACCGCCGTGGCGAGCCTCACCGAGACGGCGCACGCCTTGTCCGGCCTGGCGGCGCGCCTCCGCGAGCGCTGA
- a CDS encoding FAD-dependent oxidoreductase gives MPIPTGTPTDTDVLVTGGGTGGVAAALAACRAGRTVVLTEETDWIGGQLTAQAVPPDEHPWVEQFGVTASYRALREGIRAYYRQWYPLRAEARDLPLLNPGAGRVSKLCHEPRVALTVLESMLAPHIAAGRLTVLTHTRPVAADTDGDTLRAVTVEDVRDGARHTIAAPYVLDATETGELLELAGVEHALGAEARSEHDEPHAPDTADPLNQQGITVCFALSHHQGEDHTIDRPDDYAFWRSYRPGFWPGPLLGFLAPDPRSLEPVPRTFEPNPDTDPLGVDADQSADAGDKELWGFRRILARALHRPGAFDSDITLVNWPLNDYWLKPLVGAGEDTSRAAVKEARQLSLSVLYWLQTEAPRTDGGTGFPGLRLRPDVTGTADGLAKAPYVRESRRIKAVTTVTEHDVAIDLVGPYGGTRHRDSVGVGGYRIDLHPSTGGDNYIDIGSVPFEIPLGALLPRRMRNLLPAGKNIGTTHITNGCYRLHPVEWNIGEVAGALAAHCLEEGVRPHQVQEEDKRLEEFTRVLDRAGVQRHWPDVRGY, from the coding sequence ATGCCCATCCCCACCGGCACCCCCACCGACACCGACGTCCTCGTCACGGGCGGCGGCACGGGCGGCGTGGCCGCCGCGCTGGCCGCCTGCCGCGCGGGGCGCACCGTCGTCCTCACCGAGGAGACCGACTGGATCGGCGGCCAGCTCACCGCCCAGGCCGTGCCCCCGGACGAGCACCCCTGGGTCGAGCAGTTCGGCGTCACGGCCTCCTACCGGGCGCTGCGCGAGGGGATCCGCGCGTACTACCGGCAGTGGTACCCGCTGCGCGCCGAGGCTCGGGACCTGCCCCTGCTCAACCCCGGCGCCGGCCGTGTCAGCAAGCTCTGCCACGAACCGCGCGTGGCGCTGACCGTCCTGGAGTCGATGCTCGCCCCGCACATCGCGGCCGGGCGGCTCACCGTGCTGACCCACACCCGGCCCGTCGCCGCCGACACCGACGGCGACACCCTGCGCGCCGTCACCGTGGAGGACGTCCGCGACGGCGCCCGGCACACCATCGCCGCTCCCTACGTCCTCGACGCGACGGAGACCGGTGAACTGCTCGAACTCGCCGGTGTGGAACACGCCCTGGGCGCCGAGGCCCGATCCGAGCACGACGAGCCGCACGCCCCGGACACCGCCGACCCCCTCAATCAGCAGGGCATCACCGTCTGCTTCGCCCTCTCCCACCACCAGGGCGAGGACCACACCATCGACCGTCCGGACGACTACGCCTTCTGGCGCTCCTACCGGCCCGGCTTCTGGCCGGGCCCGCTCCTGGGCTTCCTCGCCCCCGACCCCCGCTCCCTCGAGCCGGTGCCGCGCACCTTCGAACCCAACCCCGACACGGACCCCCTCGGCGTCGACGCCGACCAGAGCGCCGACGCCGGTGACAAAGAACTGTGGGGCTTCCGCCGCATCCTGGCCCGCGCGCTGCACCGCCCCGGCGCCTTCGACTCCGACATCACCCTCGTCAACTGGCCGCTGAACGACTACTGGCTCAAGCCGCTCGTCGGCGCCGGCGAGGACACGTCACGCGCCGCCGTGAAGGAGGCCCGACAGCTCTCCCTGTCCGTCCTGTACTGGCTCCAGACCGAGGCGCCCAGGACCGACGGCGGTACCGGCTTCCCCGGCCTGCGGCTGCGCCCGGACGTCACCGGCACCGCCGACGGGCTCGCCAAGGCGCCCTACGTCCGTGAGTCACGCCGCATCAAGGCCGTCACCACCGTCACCGAACACGACGTCGCCATCGACCTCGTCGGCCCCTACGGGGGCACCCGCCACCGTGACTCCGTGGGCGTCGGCGGCTACCGCATCGACCTGCACCCCTCCACCGGCGGCGACAACTACATCGACATCGGTTCCGTGCCGTTCGAGATCCCCCTCGGCGCCCTGCTGCCCCGCCGGATGCGCAACCTGCTGCCCGCCGGCAAGAACATCGGCACCACCCACATCACCAACGGCTGCTACCGCCTCCACCCGGTCGAATGGAACATCGGCGAGGTCGCCGGCGCGCTCGCCGCGCACTGCCTGGAGGAGGGCGTCCGCCCGCACCAGGTGCAGGAGGAGGACAAGCGGCTGGAGGAGTTCACCCGCGTGCTCGACCGGGCCGGCGTGCAGCGCCACTGGCCCGACGTCCGCGGCTACTGA
- a CDS encoding response regulator transcription factor, whose amino-acid sequence MSIRVLVADDQAMIRAGFTAILAAEPDITVVGEATDGGTAVAMAAELQPDLVLMDIRMPGMDGLTATRLITRNGSPVRVLVLTTFDLDAYVYDALRAGSSGYLLKDSDPDELLNAIRVVAAGDGVLAPAVTGRLIAAFAQGAPVSARTTAAVDSLTPRERETLTLVATGLTNAEIGERLGLAVGTVKVHVSAVLGKLNLRDRVQATIFAYESGLIRPSGALASP is encoded by the coding sequence ATCAGCATCCGTGTGCTGGTCGCGGACGATCAGGCGATGATACGTGCGGGGTTCACGGCGATCCTCGCGGCCGAACCCGACATCACCGTGGTCGGCGAGGCGACCGACGGAGGCACGGCCGTCGCCATGGCCGCCGAGCTCCAGCCCGATCTGGTGCTGATGGACATCCGCATGCCGGGCATGGACGGGCTGACGGCCACCCGTCTGATCACGCGGAACGGCAGCCCCGTCCGGGTCCTCGTGCTCACCACCTTCGACCTCGACGCCTACGTCTACGACGCCCTGCGGGCCGGGTCCTCCGGCTATCTGCTCAAGGACTCCGACCCGGACGAACTGCTGAACGCCATCCGGGTCGTCGCCGCCGGCGACGGCGTCCTCGCACCGGCGGTCACGGGACGTCTGATAGCCGCCTTCGCCCAGGGTGCCCCGGTCTCCGCGCGGACCACGGCCGCCGTGGACAGCCTCACCCCCCGCGAACGGGAGACGCTGACACTGGTCGCCACGGGCCTGACCAACGCGGAGATCGGGGAACGGCTGGGGCTGGCGGTGGGCACGGTGAAGGTGCATGTGAGCGCCGTGCTCGGCAAGTTGAACCTCAGGGACCGCGTGCAGGCGACGATTTTCGCCTACGAGAGCGGTCTGATCCGCCCGTCGGGAGCCCTCGCCTCCCCCTGA
- a CDS encoding methyltransferase — translation MTLFEHDFVAAGSAEPPVGVTGRMLQMITGYWVTQVVRTAAELRIADHVRGTGATAAEVAAAESLDPDAAFRFLRACASLGLVVPADGERFTGTPLLDTLRSDAPDSLRDLALWGGARSHWLPWGQLADAVRTGVPPTGATLGAPVFDWLAGEPAEAEVFTNAMTAMTRGLARKLADVIDLADARVAVDVGGAGGNLVQTLMQRHPGLTGVVLDLPHVAAEARASADAMGVADRFDFVGGDFFEEVPPGDVHLLKFVLHDWDDDSCVRILRNCREALRPGGRVLVMELLVDRAGTPGLEPLMDLNMMALSTGRERSLDEFGRLSERAGLVPVRTTPSASRVVVLELVPA, via the coding sequence ATGACTTTGTTCGAGCACGATTTCGTCGCAGCGGGTTCCGCCGAACCCCCCGTGGGGGTCACGGGCCGGATGCTTCAGATGATCACCGGTTACTGGGTCACCCAAGTGGTGCGCACCGCGGCCGAGTTGCGTATCGCCGACCATGTGCGGGGAACCGGTGCCACCGCGGCCGAGGTGGCCGCGGCGGAGTCCCTGGATCCCGATGCGGCCTTCCGGTTCCTGCGGGCCTGTGCCTCCCTCGGCCTGGTCGTCCCGGCCGACGGTGAGCGCTTCACCGGTACGCCCCTGCTCGACACCCTGCGTTCCGACGCCCCTGACTCCCTGCGGGACCTGGCCCTGTGGGGCGGCGCCCGGTCCCACTGGCTGCCCTGGGGGCAGTTGGCGGACGCCGTGCGCACCGGCGTCCCGCCGACCGGGGCGACCCTCGGTGCGCCCGTCTTCGACTGGCTCGCCGGCGAACCGGCGGAGGCCGAGGTCTTCACCAACGCGATGACCGCCATGACCCGCGGTCTGGCCCGCAAGCTGGCCGACGTGATCGACCTGGCGGACGCCCGGGTCGCCGTGGACGTCGGCGGCGCCGGCGGGAACCTCGTCCAGACCCTCATGCAGCGGCACCCCGGCCTGACCGGCGTGGTCCTCGACCTTCCGCACGTGGCCGCCGAGGCCCGCGCCTCCGCGGACGCCATGGGTGTCGCGGACCGGTTCGACTTCGTCGGCGGCGACTTCTTCGAGGAGGTGCCGCCGGGGGACGTGCACCTGCTGAAGTTCGTCCTGCACGACTGGGACGACGACTCCTGTGTCCGCATCCTGCGCAACTGCCGGGAAGCCCTGCGCCCCGGTGGGCGGGTGCTGGTGATGGAGCTCCTCGTCGACCGGGCCGGCACGCCCGGCCTGGAGCCGCTGATGGACCTCAACATGATGGCGCTGTCGACCGGACGGGAACGCAGCCTCGACGAGTTCGGGCGGCTCTCCGAGCGGGCCGGGCTGGTACCGGTCCGGACGACTCCGTCCGCGTCCCGGGTCGTCGTGCTGGAGCTCGTCCCGGCCTGA
- a CDS encoding SMP-30/gluconolactonase/LRE family protein, with product MPRNGGARPARASCRPPSRSLSRSHAAGGRPAFPAPESPRPVDESSGRAAEPAGWPLGRGHAGVQGGPAAADRDPGGATTTALDAVTVSSGPERSPDGDRAHYAGTATGRVGVFDYDREHGLGGRRPVTTVPEGGGSPDDGPTVDAEGGARGVLYGGGAVHRYAPDGALDGVAELPVTEVTACAFGGPRLDRLSVTTSREHLDPSAEPAAGALSACTPGSLGMPVREFAG from the coding sequence ATGCCCAGGAACGGCGGGGCACGGCCTGCCCGCGCGAGCTGCAGGCCTCCCTCACGATCGCTCTCGCGAAGTCACGCGGCGGGAGGGCGACCGGCGTTTCCCGCCCCGGAATCGCCCCGCCCGGTCGACGAGTCGTCCGGCCGAGCGGCGGAGCCTGCCGGGTGGCCTCTCGGCAGGGGGCACGCGGGGGTCCAGGGCGGCCCGGCGGCCGCCGACCGGGACCCGGGCGGCGCGACGACGACCGCCCTCGACGCCGTGACGGTCTCCAGCGGTCCCGAACGGAGCCCTGACGGGGACCGCGCGCACTACGCCGGCACAGCGACGGGCCGCGTCGGCGTCTTCGACTACGACCGCGAGCACGGGCTGGGCGGACGGCGCCCGGTCACCACCGTGCCGGAGGGCGGCGGCAGCCCGGACGACGGGCCGACGGTCGACGCGGAGGGCGGCGCCCGGGGCGTCCTGTACGGCGGCGGCGCCGTGCACCGGTACGCGCCGGACGGCGCCCTCGACGGAGTCGCGGAGCTCCCGGTCACCGAGGTCACCGCGTGCGCCTTCGGCGGGCCCCGGCTCGACCGGCTGTCCGTCACCACCTCGCGCGAGCACCTCGATCCCAGCGCCGAGCCGGCGGCGGGCGCGCTGTCCGCCTGCACGCCCGGGTCGCTGGGGATGCCGGTGAGGGAGTTCGCCGGATGA
- a CDS encoding LacI family DNA-binding transcriptional regulator, protein MAEKVPSRQRRGRPRQAEVARLAGVSQTTVSLVLGGNKQGIALHEDTRARVLAAARELGYVPDPAARRLAAARNNLLGVFSFTATFPTAVEHSYYPFLVGVEQEAAAQGYDLVLFTGSSSGGAQAREPGALDRVRLADGCLFLGRHVPDDQLGKLVADGYPAVHIGRRDEPRGLAWVGADYVAASAEVVRHLIELGHGRVLFVREDDDALASTDRERGFRAGLARYGSPGAADDPAVVVRTSRPEDDITPEWVRARLDEGVTAFVTEETDNGAAWRALRAAVTEAGLDVPGDLSLALLGSPPADLATTAPSPTGFDVPRADLGAAAVRLLIAQLSGQGHEEPLVACAFRPGHTTGPPPGGAGRGAR, encoded by the coding sequence ATGGCCGAAAAGGTGCCGTCCCGGCAGCGTCGTGGCCGACCCCGTCAGGCCGAGGTGGCCCGGCTCGCCGGGGTGTCCCAGACGACGGTGTCGCTGGTGCTCGGCGGCAACAAGCAGGGCATCGCCCTGCACGAGGACACCCGCGCACGGGTGCTGGCCGCCGCACGGGAACTCGGCTACGTGCCCGACCCCGCCGCCCGCAGGCTCGCCGCGGCCCGCAACAACCTGCTGGGCGTGTTCAGTTTCACCGCGACGTTCCCGACCGCGGTGGAACACTCCTACTATCCGTTCCTGGTCGGCGTGGAGCAGGAGGCGGCCGCCCAGGGATACGACCTGGTGCTCTTCACCGGCTCCAGTTCCGGCGGCGCCCAGGCGCGCGAGCCGGGAGCCCTGGACCGGGTGCGGCTCGCGGACGGATGCCTCTTCCTCGGCCGGCACGTCCCCGACGACCAGTTGGGCAAGCTCGTCGCCGACGGCTATCCGGCGGTCCACATCGGCCGCCGCGACGAGCCTCGGGGACTCGCCTGGGTCGGCGCCGACTACGTCGCCGCGTCCGCCGAGGTCGTCCGTCATCTCATCGAACTCGGCCACGGCCGCGTCCTGTTCGTCCGCGAGGACGACGACGCCCTGGCCTCCACCGACCGCGAGCGGGGCTTCCGCGCCGGGCTCGCCCGGTACGGCTCCCCGGGCGCCGCCGACGACCCGGCCGTCGTGGTGCGCACCTCGCGCCCCGAGGACGACATCACGCCCGAGTGGGTGCGCGCGCGGCTGGACGAAGGCGTCACCGCCTTCGTCACCGAGGAGACCGACAACGGAGCGGCCTGGCGAGCGCTGCGGGCCGCCGTCACCGAGGCCGGTCTGGACGTGCCCGGCGACCTGTCCCTGGCGCTGCTCGGGTCCCCGCCCGCCGACCTGGCCACCACCGCACCGTCACCGACCGGCTTCGACGTGCCCCGTGCCGACCTGGGCGCCGCCGCGGTCCGCTTGCTCATCGCCCAGCTGTCCGGACAGGGGCACGAGGAGCCCCTGGTGGCCTGTGCCTTCCGGCCCGGGCACACCACCGGCCCGCCACCCGGCGGGGCCGGCCGAGGCGCCCGATAG
- a CDS encoding MarR family transcriptional regulator — translation MDKALREHGLTVPQYSCLELLDEQPGLSNADLARGTFVTRQSANVVLRGLRDGGLITRPASAQHGRALPVHLTPAGQERLRAARGAVYAIEQRMISNVAPDRLAALLADLDVMAEALGD, via the coding sequence ATGGACAAGGCACTGCGCGAACACGGCCTGACCGTCCCGCAGTACTCCTGCCTGGAACTCCTCGACGAACAGCCCGGTCTGTCCAACGCCGACCTGGCCCGTGGCACGTTCGTCACCCGGCAGTCCGCCAACGTCGTCCTGCGCGGTCTGAGGGACGGCGGTCTGATCACCCGCCCGGCTTCCGCGCAGCACGGCCGCGCCCTGCCCGTGCACCTCACCCCGGCCGGCCAGGAACGCCTGCGCGCCGCCCGTGGCGCCGTCTACGCCATTGAGCAGCGCATGATCAGCAACGTGGCCCCGGACCGCCTGGCGGCCCTGCTCGCCGACCTCGACGTGATGGCCGAGGCGCTCGGCGACTGA
- a CDS encoding hydantoinase/oxoprolinase family protein, with protein sequence MAPAPHRIRVGIDVGGTFTDAVAVDSVTLELVAQVKVPTTHHHEDGVAHGIVEALDRLLKDVGSGPGDVAFLAHGTTQATNALLEGDVAPVGLVGIGSGPGAWPTRRLAGLASLELTPGKRLPLHYAHVTDPDDPAAVRSAVDAVTAAGAEVLVATEPFGVDVPDGERAVRDAARARGLPVTAAHEITSLYGLRKRTRTAVVNAAILPRMLATADLVDRGITAAGVTAPLMVMRCDGGVMSLDEMRRRPLLTVLSGPAAGVAGALMRERLSDGVFLETGGTSTDISVVRRGKVAVRHATILGRPSYLSALDVRTVGVGGGSMARVADGRLHAVGPRSAHIAGLPYACFATPEELAGATLVTVSPLDGDPDDYAVIEAAGGRFALTLTCAANALGRVPAGDFAACDPEAARAALRPLADALGTDVDEAAGHFLDAGVRQVREVTEAMMDDYGLDRDTAVLVGGGGGAASVTPHLAAATALPGRIARHNEVISPIGVALALVREQVERIIPGATQEQILGVRAEAETAVVAQGADPAAVEVEVTVDPQTNTVRAVATGATELRTQDRAHRADDTERLELAAASLRADPAAVRVLAETPAHTVYGTVRHRRFRKARHPVRVLDADGVVRLHAADATVASTTVGEAPELLAGLVRDTTSYGDGGVRAPALRLLFGSRIADLSGVLEAGPLLALARSELRSRAADEPVVAVLEVRA encoded by the coding sequence ATGGCTCCGGCCCCGCACCGCATCCGCGTCGGCATCGACGTCGGAGGAACCTTCACCGACGCCGTGGCCGTCGACTCCGTGACCCTGGAACTCGTGGCCCAGGTGAAGGTCCCCACCACCCACCACCACGAGGACGGTGTCGCCCACGGCATCGTCGAGGCACTCGACCGGCTGCTGAAGGACGTCGGCAGCGGCCCGGGGGACGTCGCGTTCCTCGCGCACGGCACGACCCAGGCGACCAACGCCCTGCTGGAGGGCGACGTCGCCCCCGTCGGACTCGTCGGGATCGGCTCCGGTCCGGGCGCCTGGCCCACCCGACGGCTCGCCGGGCTCGCCTCCCTCGAACTCACCCCGGGCAAACGGCTTCCGCTGCACTACGCCCACGTCACCGACCCCGACGACCCCGCGGCCGTCCGCTCCGCCGTCGACGCGGTCACCGCCGCGGGGGCCGAAGTGCTCGTCGCCACCGAACCCTTCGGCGTCGACGTCCCGGACGGCGAACGGGCCGTGCGGGACGCCGCCCGCGCACGAGGCCTGCCGGTGACCGCCGCGCACGAGATCACCTCGCTGTACGGGCTGCGCAAGCGGACCCGGACCGCCGTGGTCAACGCGGCGATCCTGCCGAGGATGCTCGCCACGGCCGACCTCGTGGACCGCGGCATCACCGCCGCCGGGGTGACGGCGCCGCTGATGGTGATGCGCTGCGACGGGGGCGTGATGTCGCTGGACGAGATGCGCCGCCGCCCCCTGCTCACCGTGCTCTCGGGTCCCGCGGCCGGAGTGGCCGGGGCGCTGATGCGGGAGCGGCTCAGCGACGGCGTCTTCCTCGAGACCGGAGGCACCTCCACGGACATCAGCGTCGTACGCCGCGGCAAGGTCGCCGTACGGCACGCCACGATCCTCGGCAGACCCTCGTACCTGTCCGCGCTCGACGTGCGCACCGTCGGCGTCGGAGGCGGCTCCATGGCCCGCGTCGCGGACGGCCGCCTGCACGCCGTCGGCCCGCGCAGCGCCCACATCGCCGGCCTGCCCTACGCCTGCTTCGCCACTCCGGAAGAACTCGCGGGCGCCACACTGGTCACCGTCTCCCCCCTCGACGGCGACCCGGACGACTACGCGGTCATCGAGGCGGCCGGCGGCCGCTTCGCCCTCACCCTGACCTGCGCGGCCAACGCCCTGGGCCGGGTCCCCGCAGGCGACTTCGCCGCCTGCGACCCCGAGGCCGCCCGCGCCGCACTCCGACCGCTCGCGGACGCGCTCGGCACCGACGTCGACGAGGCGGCCGGCCACTTCCTCGACGCGGGCGTGCGACAGGTCAGGGAGGTCACCGAGGCGATGATGGACGACTACGGACTCGACCGGGACACCGCCGTGCTGGTCGGCGGGGGCGGCGGCGCGGCCTCGGTGACCCCCCACCTGGCCGCGGCCACCGCGCTGCCCGGCCGCATCGCCCGGCACAACGAGGTCATCAGCCCCATCGGGGTCGCCCTCGCCCTCGTCCGGGAACAGGTCGAACGGATCATCCCCGGGGCGACGCAGGAACAGATCCTCGGCGTGCGCGCCGAGGCCGAGACCGCCGTCGTCGCCCAGGGCGCCGACCCGGCGGCCGTCGAGGTCGAGGTCACCGTCGACCCCCAGACCAACACCGTACGGGCCGTCGCCACCGGCGCCACCGAACTGCGCACCCAGGACCGGGCGCACCGCGCCGACGACACCGAGCGGCTCGAACTGGCCGCCGCGAGCCTGCGCGCCGACCCGGCCGCCGTCCGGGTGCTCGCCGAGACGCCCGCCCACACCGTGTACGGCACCGTCCGGCACCGGCGCTTCCGCAAGGCCCGGCACCCGGTGCGGGTGCTGGACGCCGACGGCGTGGTACGGCTGCACGCGGCCGACGCCACGGTCGCCTCCACCACCGTCGGCGAGGCACCGGAACTCCTCGCGGGCCTGGTGCGCGACACCACCTCCTACGGCGACGGGGGAGTGCGCGCCCCGGCACTGCGCCTGCTGTTCGGCTCCCGCATCGCCGACCTCTCCGGCGTCCTGGAGGCGGGACCGCTGCTGGCCCTCGCCCGCAGCGAACTGCGGTCCCGCGCGGCCGACGAGCCGGTCGTCGCGGTCCTGGAGGTGCGCGCATGA